From a region of the Dictyostelium discoideum AX4 chromosome 2 chromosome, whole genome shotgun sequence genome:
- the pyr4 gene encoding dihydroorotate dehydrogenase, with amino-acid sequence MEWPINKPIYDINKSWEDNLENGPFIEGYKKVDRNDNKDPSKYIDFLGQKLASPIGVPAGPLLNSQWVKFALEAGFDLPTYKTIRSHEHFGHPVPNVMYLDLESEDKQFTKSDSGSTLHATQTIPTTMDQLAITNSFGMPSMGKEYLYKDIALAHSYLGSGQSMIVSITGTASSAHDFLQDFVDTVRIACDAGAKMVEVNYSCPNVVTGEGQIYHNPDAVYEISSTLVKELSSKNIPLIIKVGVMDDLEKMERLFQQAERAGVAAIAGINTLSMKVTDKITGEPSLGASRLTSGVCGAPIRSAALDWVSTASSIIKKQNSKLKLLGCGGIVKPEHFDDFLNSGADIAMSATGLMWDPYIAMKWHNNNKNN; translated from the coding sequence atggaatggccaattaataaaccaatttatgatattaataaaagttgGGAAGATAATTTAGAGAATGGACCATTCATTGAAGGATATAAAAAAGTAGATagaaatgataataaagatCCAAGTAAATATATCGATTTCTTAGGTCAAAAATTAGCAAGTCCAATTGGTGTACCAGCAGgaccattattaaatagtCAATGGGTTAAATTTGCATTGGAAGCAGGATTTGATTTACCAACATATAAGACCATTAGAAGTCACGAACATTTTGGTCATCCAGTACCAAATGTTATGTATTTAGATTTGGAAAGTGAGGATAAACAATTTACAAAATCAGATAGTGGTTCAACATTACATGCAACTCAAACCATTCCAACCACAATGGATCAATTAGCAATTACCAATTCATTTGGTATGCCAAGTATGGGAAAAGAGTACCTCTATAAGGATATAGCATTGGCACATAGTTATTTAGGTTCAGGTCAATCAATGATCGTATCAATTACAGGTACCGCAAGTAGTGCACATGACTTTCTTCAAGATTTTGTTGATACAGTTCGTATTGCATGTGATGCTGGTGCAAAAATGGTTGAAGTAAATTATAGTTGTCCAAATGTTGTCACTGGCGAGGGTCAAATCTATCATAATCCAGATGCAGTCTATGAAATCTCTTCAACTTTGGTCAAAGAGTTATCGAGTAAGAATATTCCACTCATTATTAAAGTTGGTGTTATGGATGACTTGGAAAAAATGGAAAGATTATTCCAACAAGCTGAAAGAGCTGGCGTTGCCGCAATTGCTGGTATCAATACTTTATCAATGAAAGTCACCGATAAAATCACTGGTGAACCATCATTGGGTGCTTCTCGTTTAACAAGTGGTGTTTGTGGTGCTCCAATTCGTTCTGCTGCTTTAGATTGGGTTTCAACAGCTTCTTCAATCATTAAGAAACAAAATagtaaattaaaacttttggGTTGTGGTGGTATTGTCAAACCTGAGCATTTTGATGACTTTTTAAATTCTGGTGCTGATATTGCTATGTCTGCAACTGGTTTAATGTGGGATCCATATATTGCTATGAAATGgcataacaataataaaaataattaa
- the pyr1-3 gene encoding aspartate carbamoyltransferase, translating to MDILNRKKGCLVLEDGTKLSGYSFGSERSVAGECVFSTGMVGYNESISDPSYTGQILVFSFPLIGNYGVPSFRERDPESGLAVNFESDKAHVQAIICSEYCDEYSHWAAEKSLSEWLKESNIPGLYGIDTRALITKIREKGSLKGKVIIGDFDESKLEFEDINLRNLVAEVSTKEIKEYKAAENNKKTGEKRKNKKVIVLDCGIKNNQIRCLLNRGVDLKVVPWDYDVVANESINDYDGVFISNGPGDPSLCGKAIENIRKVLALPVAKAVFGVCMGNQLLGLAAGAQTHKMAFGNRGLNQPCVDQISGRCHITSQNHGFVIDSNSLPAGSGWKTYFINANDASNEGIYHESKPWFSVQFHPEAMAGPTDTEYLFDNFVDNVCGEQQHKSPMNKSKIIDCPKGINKVLILGSGGLSIGQAGEFDYSGSQAIKALKEEGIKTILINPNIATVQTSPGLADKVYFLPVNASSVQKVIENENPDGILVTFGGQTALNCGIELYKSGILEKYNCKVLGTPIETIIATEDRGIFAEKLSEINERIAPSMACNSLEESLIEAEKIGYPVIVRAAYCLGGLGSGFADNKEQLTALVTEAMATSSQVLVEKSLKGWKEIEYEVLRDSKDNCITVCNMENFDPLGIHTGESIVVAPSQTLSDREYQMLRETAIKTVRHLGVIGECNIQYSLNPYSEEYCIIEVNARLSRSSALASKATGYPLAFISAKVALGYDLAALRNTITKKTTACFEPSLDYLVVKMPRWDLKKFTRVSNKISSSMKSVGEVMSIGRKFEEAIQKAIRMVMDGAVEGFQAGVFPTSDEELEHPTNNRILVLASAFKDGYSIDRVHQLTKIDKWFLTKLKAIIDLENHLSTYKEPSQIPSEILKFSKQQGFSDKQIARAVGTTELNVRDYRKKMGIIPCTKHIDTVAAEFPAQNNYLYMTYNGETNDVNINEKSYITLGSGSYRIGSSVEFDWCAVSCIRTLRSLGLKSIMINFNPETVSTDYDECDYLYFEELSLERVLDIYERGGPNSNHGVILSVGGQIPNNLAIPLSRCNVKVLGTHPDMIDSAENRYKFSRLLDTIGIDQPLWKELTSVSDTKDFCESVGFPCLVRPSYVLSGAAMNVVHSSQDLETFLTEAAAVSRDHPVVISKFIQEAKEIEIDAVADNGRIVLFAISEHVENAGVHSGDATIVCPAQDLDDATILKVEETARKIAEALNVSGPFNIQFIAKNNEIKVIECNLRCSRSFPFVSKTLNINFIELATKIIIKHQYDLPVVNPINYVGVKVPQFSFIRLKGADPVLGVEMASTGEVACFGNTREEAYVKGLISTGFKAPEKNVLLSIGSFKEKHEFLPSAHKLIKLGYTLFGTQGTADFYSENGVPVTQLNWDEEDLGENVIQKKMTENTIHLFINLPSKNKYRRPSSFMSRGYSLRRVAIDFQVPLITNIKCAKLFVDSLSYMKGPMPIENVDWRTSNKIIRLPGLVDVHVHLREPGATHKEDWDSGTATALAGGFTMVGAMPNTNPAIMDDASFELCKSLAASKARCDYGIFIGATFTNTTTAGKFASDAMGMKMYLEETFAPLPLKDDINVWRDHIMNWPGTTPICVHADGRNLAAILLLGWMYDKHMHVCHVSHKEEIDIIRDAKKRGMKLSCEVSPHHLTLCDKDIPRIGAGQSEVRPKLGTEEDLNALWDNIDYIDMIATDHAPHTWEEKCSAKPPPGFPGLETSLPLMLTAVHNGRITIEDLVMKMHTNPIRIFNLPEQPDTYIEVDMEQEWTIPKKPLYSRCGWTPFEGLQVRGKVVKVVLRGQIAFIDGKIIAQKGFGLNLRSKEYQVEKERLLNTTKPIYDKIPTVQSTKNQTTNITSPSLISDSPNKAINKIKSTSTSTTPNTQEQSTQHLPLVGSNLASAVLNKKEDTLQTAFNISDNSLAGKHIFSVKQFNRKQLHALFGIAHEMRILVKRSGGSDLLKGKVLATLFYEPSTRTQCSFTAAMQRLGGSVVTVDNVSSSVAKGESIADTIQTLESYCDAVCMRHPAVGSVESAIQVAKKPIINAGDGVGEHPTQALLDVFTIREELGTVNGLTITVVGDLKHGRTVHSLVRLLANYQVKINYVSPSSLSMPTEIIKELNEKGIEQKEYTNIESILPTTNVLYVTRVQKERFQSIEEYEKVKDSFIITPHTLTKASDNMIVMHPLPRINEISPEVDSDPRAAYFRQMENGLYVRMSLLALVFGAGV from the exons atggatattttaaatagaaaaaaaggTTGTTTAGTACTTGAGGATGGTACTAAATTAAGTGGTTACTCATTTGGAAGTGAAAGATCTGTTGCAGGTGAATGTGTTTTTTCAACTG gTATGGTTGGTtataatgaatcaatttcagATCCATCATATACTGGACAAATTTTAGTATTCTCATTTCCATTGATTGGTAATTATGGTGTACCATCATTTAGAGAAAGAGATCCAGAATCAGGATTAGCAGTAAACTTTGAATCAGATAAAGCACATGTTCAAGCAATTATTTGTTCAGAGTATTGTGATGAATATTCACATTGGGCAGCAGAGAAATCACTTTCAGAGTGGTTAAAAGAATCAAACATTCCAGGTTTGTACGGAATCGATACACGTGCTTTGATCACCAAAATTCGTGAGAAGGGCTCTCTAAAAGGAAAGGTAATCATTGGTGACTTTGATGAAAGTAAATTGGAGTTTGAAGATATTAATTTACGTAATTTGGTTGCAGAAGTTTCAACCAAAGAGATTAAAGAATACAAAGCTGCAGAGAACAATAAGAAAACTGGcgaaaaaagaaagaataaaaaagtgATCGTACTTGATTGtggtattaaaaataatcaaatccGTTGTTTATTAAATCGTGGTGTAGATCTTAAAGTTGTACCATGGGACTACGATGTGGTTGCAAACGAATCAATCAATGATTACGATGGTGTTTTCATTAGTAATGGTCCAGGTGATCCAAGTCTTTGTGGAAAAGCAATTGAAAACATTAGAAAAGTATTGGCATTGCCAGTTGCCAAAGCAGTATTTGGTGTTTGTATGGGTAATCAATTGTTAGGTTTAGCCGCTGGTGCACAAACTCATAAAATGGCCTTTGGTAATCGTGGTCTCAATCAACCATGTGTCGATCAAATTAGTGGCCGTTGTCATATCACCTCACAAAATCATGGCTTTGTTATCGATTCAAATTCTTTACCAGCTGGTAGTGGTTGGAAAACTTACTTTATAAATGCAAATGATGCCTCCAACGAAGGTATCTATCATGAGAGTAAACCATGGTTCTCTGTTCAATTCCATCCAGAAGCTATGGCAGGTCCAACCGATACTGAATATCTTTTCGATAATTTCGTTGATAACGTTTGTGGTGAACAACAACATAAATCACCAAtgaataaatctaaaatcaTCGATTGTCCAAAAGGTATcaataaagttttaattttaggtTCAGGTGGTCTTTCAATTGGTCAAGCTGGTGAATTTGATTATTCTGGTTCTCAAGCTATCAAAGCACTCAAAGAAGAAGGTATTAAAACCATTTTAATTAATCCAAATATCGCAACAGTTCAAACTTCACCAGGTCTTGCCGATAAAGTTTATTTCCTTCCAGTTAATGCTTCCTCTGTTCAAAAagtaattgaaaatgaaaatccaGATGGTATTTTAGTAACTTTTGGTGGTCAAACAGCTTTGAATTGTGGTATTGAACTCTATAAATCTGGTATACTCGAGAAATATAATTGTAAAGTATTGGGTACTCCAATTGAAACTATCATTGCCACTGAAGATAGAGGTATCTTTGCAGAGAAATTATCAGAAATCAATGAACGTATCGCACCATCAATGGCTTGTAATAGTTTAGAGGAATCTTTGATTGAAGCAGAGAAAATTGGTTATCCAGTCATTGTTAGAGCTGCCTATTGTTTGGGTGGTTTAGGTTCTGGTTTCGCCGATAATAAAGAACAACTCACAGCATTGGTCACTGAAGCAATGGCAACCTCTTCACAAGTTTTGGTTGAAAAATCACTCAAAGGTTGGAAAGAAATTGAATATGAAGTTTTAAGAGATAGTAAAGACAATTGTATCACCGTTTGTAATATGGAAAATTTCGATCCACTCGGTATTCATACTGGTGAATCAATCGTCGTTGCACCATCACAAACACTTTCAGATAGAGAATATCAAATGTTAAGAGAAACTGCAATTAAAACCGTTCGTCATCTTGGTGTAATTGGTGAATGTAATATTCAATATTCCCTCAATCCATATAGCGAAGAATATTGTATCATTGAAGTTAATGCACGTCTTTCACGTAGTTCAGCATTGGCAAGTAAAGCAACCGGTTATCCACTTGCTTTCATCTCTGCCAAAGTTGCTTTGGGTTATGATTTAGCAGCATTAAGAAATACAATCACAAAGAAAACTACAGCATGTTTCGAACCTTCATTGGATTATTTAGTTGTTAAAATGCCACGTTgggatttaaagaaattcacTCGTGTTTccaataaaatttcatcatcaatgaAATCAGTTGGTGAAGTTATGTCAATTGGTAGAAAATTTGAAGAAGCAATTCAAAAAGCAATTAGAATGGTTATGGATGGTGCAGTTGAAGGTTTCCAAGCTGGTGTTTTCCCAACCTCTGATGAAGAACTTGAACATCCAACTAATAATCGTATTTTAGTATTGGCAAGTGCTTTCAAAGATGGTTATTCCATTGATAGAGTACATCAATTAACAAAGATTGATAAATGGTTCTTAACAAAACTTAAAGCAATCATCGATTTAGAGAATCATTTATCAACCTATAAAGAACCATCACAAATTCCATCAGAGATTTTGAAATTCTCAAAACAACAAGGTTTCTCTGATAAACAAATCGCCAGAGCAGTTGGTACCACAGAATTGAATGTTAGAGATTATAGAAAGAAAATGGGTATCATTCCATGTACAAAACATATCGATACAGTTGCTGCAGAATTCCCAGCTCAAAACAATTATCTTTACATGACTTACAATGGTGAAACCAATGATGTAAATATCAATGAAAAATCTTATATCACATTAGGTTCAGGTTCATATCGTATTGGTAGTAGTGTTGAGTTTGATTGGTGCGCAGTTAGTTGTATTCGTACATTACGTAGTTTAGGTTTGAAATCAATTATGATCAATTTCAATCCAGAGACTGTTAGTACTGATTATGATGAATGCGATTATCTCTACTTTGAAGAACTCTCATTGGAAAGAGTATTGGATATCTATGAACGTGGTGGTCCAAATTCAAATCATGGTGTAATATTATCAGTTGGTGGTCAAATTCCAAACAATTTAGCCATTCCATTATCACGTTGTAATGTTAAAGTTTTAGGTACTCATCCAGATATGATTGATTCAGCTGAAAATCGTTATAAGTTCTCACGTCTTTTAGATACCATTGGAATTGATCAACCACTTTGGAAAGAATTAACAAGTGTTTCCGATACAAAAGATTTCTGTGAATCTGTTGGTTTCCCATGTTTAGTTCGTCCATCTTATGTACTCTCTGGTGCTGCTATGAATGTAGTTCACTCTTCACAAGATCTCGAAACATTCCTTACTGAAGCTGCTGCAGTTTCACGTGATCATCCAGTTGTCATTTCAAAATTCATTCAAGAAGCTAAAGAGATTGAAATTGATGCTGTCGCCGATAATGGTCGTATTGTTTTATTCGCAATTAGTGAACATGTTGAAAATGCCGGTGTACACAGTGGTGATGCTACCATTGTTTGTCCAGCTCAAGATCTTGATGATGCCACCATCCTCAAGGTTGAAGAAACCGCTAGAAAGATCGCTGAAGCACTCAATGTCAGTGGTCCATTCAATATTCAATTCATTGCTAAAAACAATGAAATCAAAGTTATCGAATGTAATTTACGTTGTTCACGTTCTTTCCCATTCGTTAGTAAAACattaaatatcaattttatcgAATTAGCAActaaaatcatcattaaacATCAATATGATCTTCCAGTTGTAAATCCAATCAATTATGTTGGTGTCAAAGTACCACAATTCTCATTCATTCGTCTTAAAGGTGCAGATCCAGTTTTAGGTGTAGAAATGGCATCCACTGGTGAGGTAGCATGTTTTGGTAATACTCGTGAAGAAGCTTACGTCAAGGGTTTAATTTCTACTGGTTTCAAAGCACCAGAAAAAAATGTACTCCtttcaattggttcattCAAAGAGAAACATGAATTCCTTCCATCAGctcataaattaattaaattaggtTATACCTTATTTGGTACTCAAGGCACTGCCGATTTCTACAGTGAAAATGGTGTTCCAGTAACTCAACTCAATTGGGATGAAGAGGATTTAGGTGAAAATGtaattcaaaagaaaatgaCTGAAAATACAATTCATCTCTTCATTAATTTACCATCAAAGAATAAATATCGTCGTCCATCTTCATTCATGTCAAGAGGTTATTCATTACGTCGTGTTGCTATCGATTTCCAAGTACCACTCATTACCAACATCAAATGTGCTAAATTATTCGTCGATTCTTTATCCTACATGAAAGGTCCAATGccaattgaaaatgttgatTGGAGAACAAGTAATAAGATCATTCGTTTACCAGGTTTAGTTGATGTTCATGTTCATCTTAGAGAACCAGGTGCCACTCATAAAGAAGATTGGGACAGTGGTACAGCAACTGCATTAGCTGGTGGTTTCACCATGGTTGGTGCTATGCCAAACACTAATCCAGCCATTATGGATGATGCATCATTTGAACTTTGTAAATCATTGGCAGCCTCAAAAGCACGTTGTGATTATGGTATTTTCATTGGTGCCACTTTTACCAATACAACAACCGCTGGTAAATTCGCATCCGATGCCATGGGTATGAAAATGTATCTCGAAGAAACCTTTGCTCCACTTCCATTAAAAGATGATATCAACGTTTGGAGAGATCATATTATGAATTGGCCAGGTACAACACCAATTTGTGTTCATGCTGATGGTAGAAATCTTGCAGCAATTCTCTTATTAGGTTGGATGTATGATAAACATATGCATGTTTGCCACGTTTCACATAAAGAAGAGATTGATATTATTCGTGATGCAAAGAAACGTGGTATGAAATTATCATGTGAAGTTTCACCACATCATTTAACCCTTTGTGATAAAGATATTCCACGTATTGGTGCTGGTCAATCTGAAGTTCGTCCAAAACTTGGAACTGAAGAAGATTTGAATGCACTCTGGGACAATATCGATTACATTGATATGATTGCAACCGATCATGCTCCACACACTTGGGAAGAGAAATGTAGCGCCAAACCACCACCAGGTTTCCCAGGTCTTGAAACTTCATTACCATTGATGTTAACTGCCGTCCATAATGGTAGAATCACCATTGAAGATTTGGTAATGAAAATGCACACAAATCCAATTCGTATTTTCAATCTTCCAGAACAACCAGATACTTACATTGAAGTTGATATGGAACAAGAATGGACCATTCCAAAGAAACCACTCTATTCAAGATGTGGTTGGACTCCATTCGAAGGTCTTCAAGTACGTGGTAAAGTTGTTAAAGTCGTACTTCGTGGTCAAATCGCTTTCATTGATGGTAAAATCATTGCACAAAAAGGttttggtttaaatttaCGTTCAAAAGAATATCAagttgaaaaagaaagattacTCAATACTACCAAACCAATTTATGATAAAATCCCAACTGTTCAATCAACAAAGAATCAAACTACAAATATTACTTCACCATCATTAATTAGTGATTCACCAAATAAAGCCATCAATAAGATTAAATCTACTTCCACTTCTACAACTCCAAATACTCAAGAACAATCAACACAACATTTACCATTAGTTGGATCAAATCTTGCATCAGctgtattaaataaaaaagaagatacACTCCAAACTGCTTTCAATATCTCAGATAATTCATTGGCAGGTAAACATATTTTCTCAGTTAAACAATTCAATAGAAAACAATTACATGCCTTATTTGGTATTGCTCATGAAATGAGAATTTTAGTTAAGAGATCAGGTGGTTCAGATTTATTGAAGGGTAAAGTTTTAGCTACTCTCTTCTATGAACCAAGTACTCGTACTCAATGTTCATTCACTGCTGCCATGCAAAGATTAGGTGGTTCAGTTGTCACTGTTGATAATGTATCATCATCAGTTGCCAAAGGTGAATCAATCGCTGATACCATTCAAACTTTAGAATCCTATTGTGATGCAGTTTGTATGAGACATCCAGCTGTTGGTTCAGTTGAAAGTGCAATTCAAGTCGCCAAAAAACCAATCATTAACGCAGGTGATGGTGTTGGTGAACATCCAACTCAAGCTTTATTGGATGTTTTCACAATTCGTGAAGAATTAGGTACCGTCAATGGTTTAACTATCACCGTTGTTGGTGATCTTAAACATGGCCGTACCGTTCATTCTTTGGTTCGTCTCTTAGCAAACTATCAagttaaaatcaattatgtCTCACCATCTTCACTCTCAATGCCAACTGAAATCATCAAAGAACTCAATGAAAAAGGTATTGAACAAAAAGAATATACAAATATCGAATCTATCCTTCCAACTACCAATGTACTATATGTAACTAGAGTTCAAAAAGAACGTTTCCAAAGTATTGAAGAATATGAAAAAGTTAAAGATTCTTTCATTATCACTCCACATACTCTCACTAAAGCTTCTGATAATATGATCGTTATGCATCCACTTCCaagaattaatgaaattagtCCAGAAGTTGATTCTGATCCACGTGCTGCTTACTTTAGACAAATGGAAAATGGTTTATATGTCCGTATGTCACTTTTAGCTCTTGTATTTGGTGCTGgtgtttaa
- the sec11 gene encoding microsomal signal peptidase subunit has protein sequence MNDIISKINPFSSIPKHQIAQQIVNFGLIVATALMIWKGLMIFSGSESPIVVVLSGSMIPAFFRGDLLYLNMEDGPFRVGEIVVFKIEGKEIPIVHRILQIHEKEDGLYDIRTKGDNNNVDDVGLYSPGQRWLSRDHIIGRAKGFLPSVGMVTIVMHDYPQLKFFLVFVLAVFVLSTRE, from the exons atgaacgATATAATATCAAAAATCAATCCTTTTAGCAGCATTCCAAAACACCAA ATTGCACaacaaattgtaaattttggATTGATTGTAGCAACAGCTTTAATGATATGGAAAGGTTTAATGATTTTCAGTGGAAGTGAAAGTCCAATTGTTGTAGTTTTAAG tgGAAGTATGATTCCAGCATTTTTTAGAGGCGatcttttatatttaaatatggaAGATGGACCATTTAGAGTTGGTGAAATTgttgtatttaaaattgaaggtAAAGAGATACCAATCGTTCATAGAATATTACAAATACATGAAAAAGAAGATGGTTTATATGATATTAGAACTAAAGGTGATAATAacaatgttgatgatgttggttTATATTCACCAGGTCAAAGATGGTTAAGCAGAGATCATATCATTGGTAGAGCTAAAGGTTTCCTTCCATCAGTTGGTATGGTAACAATTGTAATGCACGACTATCCacaattaaaattctttttggTTTTCGTTTTAGctgtatttgtattatcaACGAGagaataa